A section of the Metabacillus endolithicus genome encodes:
- the yycF gene encoding response regulator YycF → MEKKILVVDDEKPIADILQFNLKKEGYTVYCAYDGNQALEMVEEINPDLLLLDIMLPNKDGMEVCREVRKKYEMPIIMLTAKDSEIDKVLGLELGADDYVTKPFSTRELLARVKANLRRQQANDTAETKGSNNEISIGSLVIHPDAYVVSKRGETIELTHREFELLHYLAQHIGQVMTREHLLQTVWGYDYFGDVRTVDVTVRRLREKIEDNPSHPTWIVTRRGVGYYLKQAEQE, encoded by the coding sequence ATGGAAAAAAAGATATTAGTTGTTGATGATGAAAAACCAATTGCAGATATATTACAGTTTAATTTGAAAAAAGAAGGATACACAGTCTACTGTGCCTATGATGGCAACCAGGCCTTAGAAATGGTGGAGGAAATTAATCCGGATCTTCTTTTGCTGGATATTATGCTTCCTAACAAAGATGGAATGGAAGTGTGTCGTGAAGTTAGAAAGAAATATGAAATGCCGATTATTATGCTAACAGCAAAGGATTCAGAAATAGATAAAGTACTTGGGCTTGAATTGGGTGCTGATGATTACGTAACAAAGCCATTTAGTACAAGAGAATTACTAGCACGTGTAAAAGCCAACCTTCGACGACAACAGGCGAATGATACAGCTGAAACAAAAGGATCTAACAACGAAATTTCAATTGGTTCACTAGTGATTCATCCTGATGCTTATGTGGTTTCAAAACGTGGAGAAACAATTGAACTTACACATCGTGAATTTGAGCTTCTTCACTATCTAGCTCAACATATCGGTCAAGTGATGACAAGAGAACACTTGCTACAAACAGTTTGGGGCTATGATTATTTTGGTGATGTCAGAACAGTTGATGTAACAGTTCGACGTTTACGTGAAAAAATTGAGGATAACCCAAGTCATCCTACATGGATTGTAACAAGACGTGGAGTAGGCTACTATCTAAAACAAGCAGAACAGGAATAA
- a CDS encoding M23 family metallopeptidase, translating into MFKRFNSLGEKHLHNHVSFSKKMTMGIALAATITFGTHSVSAQAENTLSTVYHVYLDGQYMGTVDNQNVIEQVATIKISNVKETYKDLNLTIEELEIIPEKMFRPVYDNSETVRSLEKDLDVVVESTALKINEKEVAYFKSKAEAEAVLKQYKLQYVSEDVLKEIEKSIATNQVPATLKEGQSRIVDVTFSEDVLLETKKVSPDKIISSEQGLNLLEKGSPEDKQYVVQENDVLGNIAEAHALTLEELLSLNPGLKEDSVIQSGDLLNVTVLKPYVTVNIKEESFIKENIAFETEISEDANLPKGEEEVSQKGQNGEKLVNYVTYKQNGTEVKRETVKEEVVKESVKEIIIKGTKVIPSRGSGDLAWPAVGGYISSGLGQRWGKLHKGIDIARPSDRTIKAADNGTVISAGSDGGYGNKVVIDHNNGITTLYAHLDSISVSVGQVVSQGQKIGVMGTTGNSTGVHLHFEVYENGNLKNPVDYLK; encoded by the coding sequence TTGTTTAAGCGCTTTAATAGTTTAGGAGAAAAGCATTTACATAACCATGTTTCTTTTAGCAAGAAGATGACAATGGGAATTGCATTAGCTGCAACGATTACTTTCGGAACGCATAGTGTAAGTGCACAGGCTGAAAACACATTATCTACCGTATATCATGTTTACCTTGATGGTCAGTATATGGGGACAGTAGATAACCAAAATGTGATTGAACAAGTTGCTACGATAAAAATCAGTAATGTAAAAGAAACATATAAAGATCTTAATTTAACAATTGAAGAGTTAGAGATTATACCAGAAAAGATGTTCAGACCGGTTTATGATAACAGTGAAACAGTTCGTTCTTTAGAAAAAGACTTAGATGTTGTAGTGGAATCTACTGCACTAAAGATTAATGAAAAAGAAGTTGCCTACTTTAAAAGCAAAGCAGAGGCTGAGGCTGTTTTAAAGCAATATAAGCTTCAATATGTTTCTGAAGATGTATTAAAGGAAATAGAGAAGAGTATTGCTACTAATCAAGTACCAGCTACTCTTAAAGAAGGACAATCTAGAATAGTAGATGTAACCTTCTCAGAAGATGTTTTGCTCGAAACGAAAAAAGTATCTCCGGATAAAATCATTAGCTCTGAGCAAGGGTTAAACTTATTAGAAAAGGGATCTCCTGAAGATAAACAGTATGTGGTACAGGAAAATGATGTACTTGGAAATATTGCGGAGGCTCATGCCTTAACTCTTGAAGAATTATTAAGTTTAAATCCCGGTCTTAAGGAAGACTCTGTTATTCAATCTGGTGATTTGCTTAACGTAACCGTATTAAAGCCATATGTTACAGTAAATATAAAAGAAGAATCATTCATAAAAGAGAATATTGCATTTGAAACTGAAATAAGCGAAGATGCGAATTTGCCTAAAGGGGAAGAGGAAGTATCTCAAAAGGGTCAGAATGGTGAAAAATTAGTAAACTATGTTACTTATAAACAAAATGGCACTGAAGTAAAACGTGAAACGGTAAAGGAAGAAGTAGTAAAGGAATCTGTCAAAGAAATCATCATAAAAGGTACGAAGGTCATTCCATCAAGAGGTAGTGGTGATCTGGCTTGGCCGGCAGTTGGAGGATATATCTCTAGCGGTTTAGGGCAGCGCTGGGGTAAACTACATAAAGGAATTGATATAGCAAGACCTAGTGATCGTACAATAAAGGCTGCAGATAATGGTACGGTGATTTCTGCTGGATCTGATGGTGGGTATGGAAATAAGGTTGTTATTGACCATAACAATGGTATAACAACACTTTATGCTCATTTAGATTCAATTTCTGTCTCAGTTGGTCAGGTTGTCTCTCAGGGACAAAAAATCGGTGTAATGGGGACAACAGGAAATTCTACAGGAGTTCATCTGCATTTTGAAGTGTATGAAAACGGCAACTTGAAAAATCCTGTTGATTATTTAAAATAA